Proteins from one Flavobacterium branchiarum genomic window:
- the tyrS gene encoding tyrosine--tRNA ligase: MQTIKNLKENVAIILPENGLEEKLAQVKKENRKLIIKLGFDPTAPDLHLGHAVVLKKLKEFQDLAHQIVILVGSFTARIGDPTGKNKSRKPLSIEDVQHNATTYISQLSQIIDVTKADIVYNSEWLDELPFSEVVQLLSKVTVAQLMHRNDFNKRFTDNTPIAMHELVYPILQAFDSVKIKADIEMGGTDQLFNCTMGRQLQETFEMSPQIVMCMPLLRGLDGKEKMSKSLNNIIGLTDEPNEMFGKTMSIPDSLIEEFLDLATDFSIEEKQEVKQRLEGGENPMNIKKSIAKNIITQYHNEAEAQKAEVFFTKQFQNKNFEEKNFEAVLLSSVQTENGKIGLIDLCLHLKEGLSKSAIRRLIESGAVQIDNIKNTEPYTIIELKMGTKIKIGKRAFYELR; encoded by the coding sequence ATGCAAACAATCAAGAATTTAAAAGAAAATGTAGCAATTATTCTTCCAGAAAATGGATTGGAAGAAAAGTTAGCACAAGTAAAAAAAGAAAATAGAAAACTGATTATTAAACTCGGTTTTGATCCCACGGCGCCTGATTTGCATTTGGGACACGCTGTAGTGCTGAAAAAATTGAAAGAATTTCAGGATTTGGCACATCAAATTGTAATTTTGGTAGGAAGCTTTACCGCTAGAATTGGTGATCCAACAGGGAAAAATAAGAGTAGAAAACCGTTATCTATAGAAGATGTTCAGCATAACGCGACAACATATATCAGTCAGTTATCACAGATAATAGACGTAACAAAAGCAGATATTGTCTATAATTCAGAATGGTTAGATGAGTTACCATTTTCGGAAGTAGTTCAGTTATTGTCGAAAGTTACCGTAGCCCAGCTCATGCACAGAAACGATTTCAACAAGCGTTTTACAGACAACACACCAATAGCGATGCATGAATTAGTTTACCCGATATTGCAGGCATTTGACTCTGTAAAGATCAAGGCTGATATTGAAATGGGAGGTACCGATCAACTTTTTAATTGCACAATGGGACGACAGTTACAGGAAACTTTTGAGATGAGTCCACAAATAGTAATGTGCATGCCATTACTTAGAGGATTAGACGGGAAAGAGAAGATGAGTAAATCATTAAATAATATTATCGGATTGACAGATGAACCTAACGAAATGTTCGGAAAAACAATGTCTATTCCCGATAGTCTGATTGAGGAGTTTTTGGATTTGGCAACCGATTTTTCCATTGAAGAAAAACAGGAAGTAAAACAAAGATTAGAAGGCGGAGAAAATCCGATGAACATAAAAAAAAGCATCGCTAAAAACATCATTACGCAATACCATAATGAAGCGGAAGCTCAAAAAGCAGAAGTTTTTTTTACCAAGCAATTCCAAAATAAAAACTTTGAGGAAAAGAATTTTGAAGCCGTACTACTTTCTTCGGTGCAGACTGAAAATGGAAAGATTGGTTTGATTGATTTATGTTTACATTTGAAGGAAGGACTCTCAAAATCGGCAATAAGACGTCTTATCGAAAGCGGTGCCGTTCAAATAGACAACATTAAGAATACAGAACCTTACACTATTATTGAATTAAAAATGGGAACTAAGATTAAGATAGGGAAGAGGGCATTTTACGAACTAAGATAA
- a CDS encoding alpha/beta hydrolase, giving the protein MKQFLLFILIISFLFSNTCDAQKQSQSSNEQIDTEFFIPIEKTNLYTRVIGNPDKPIIITLHGGPGAFNVDHEFFRDVFEKDYLVVYFDQRGSGKSDEWKDKTMLTTEQFVKDLDLVVDYIKDKYPNKKINLLGSSWGGTFGFLYLIKHQEKINSFISNSGTANIQNNNFALINHEKKLANNLIKKTNDPNKIIRYKDILKKLDVIEKSGFKDFFADMDTIRYNFPKDLGFDVYWAQPEKKVKIDELLKNPDFYTRNKYTPELLEKVMGRFEYINGVFHGQEAYNNLNILNEIAIIKTPILIIQGEFDYAIGIESGRMIYKALKNVPKKNKELVYIKNTSHNIPSEAPEELYKSFTSFFKKYN; this is encoded by the coding sequence ATGAAACAATTCCTTTTATTTATTCTAATAATCTCTTTTTTATTTTCAAATACTTGTGACGCACAAAAACAAAGTCAGTCATCAAATGAACAAATTGATACCGAATTTTTTATTCCAATAGAAAAAACAAACCTTTATACAAGAGTAATTGGTAATCCTGACAAGCCCATAATCATAACATTACACGGTGGCCCAGGTGCTTTTAATGTTGACCATGAATTTTTTAGAGACGTATTTGAAAAAGATTATTTGGTTGTTTATTTTGACCAAAGAGGAAGTGGTAAATCAGATGAATGGAAAGACAAAACGATGCTTACAACAGAACAATTTGTTAAAGATTTAGATCTTGTTGTGGATTATATAAAAGATAAATACCCGAATAAAAAAATAAACCTTTTGGGCTCTTCTTGGGGTGGTACATTTGGTTTCTTGTATTTGATAAAACATCAAGAAAAAATCAATTCATTTATTAGTAATTCAGGTACAGCAAACATTCAAAACAATAACTTTGCTTTAATCAATCATGAAAAAAAGTTGGCAAATAATCTTATCAAGAAAACTAATGACCCGAACAAAATAATCAGATATAAAGACATTTTAAAAAAGTTAGACGTTATAGAAAAAAGTGGTTTTAAAGATTTCTTTGCTGACATGGACACAATAAGATATAATTTCCCAAAAGACTTGGGTTTTGATGTCTATTGGGCACAACCTGAAAAGAAAGTAAAAATTGACGAACTATTGAAAAATCCTGATTTCTATACCAGAAATAAATATACTCCCGAACTTTTAGAAAAAGTAATGGGACGATTTGAATATATCAACGGAGTATTCCATGGCCAAGAAGCATATAATAATCTTAATATTTTAAATGAAATTGCTATTATCAAAACGCCAATCTTAATCATTCAAGGAGAATTCGACTATGCAATAGGTATTGAATCTGGTAGAATGATTTATAAAGCGCTTAAAAATGTTCCTAAGAAAAATAAAGAACTTGTTTACATAAAGAATACTTCACACAACATACCATCCGAAGCTCCTGAAGAATTATACAAATCATTTACCTCATTTTTTAAAAAATACAACTAA
- a CDS encoding DUF4280 domain-containing protein, which translates to MSEKHFVVQGATCQCKFSVEPKKDKLKVKTQSKHYANDKDTVSKRIATDKDIGQTLEKNTFGKCKMQPNGNGDYLPCKATITKWSGFYKKHTLSNKGKVLLEDSKATCPIGGPDCITITNHGQISEVTKKNTQNSKPEVLNEILPGMNFSALGNAILMIENENLKTKT; encoded by the coding sequence ATGTCCGAAAAACATTTTGTAGTTCAAGGAGCAACATGCCAATGTAAGTTTAGCGTTGAGCCAAAAAAAGATAAACTAAAAGTAAAAACTCAATCTAAACACTATGCAAATGACAAAGATACGGTAAGTAAACGTATTGCAACAGATAAGGATATTGGTCAAACATTAGAAAAAAACACTTTTGGAAAATGCAAAATGCAACCTAATGGAAATGGAGATTACTTACCCTGTAAAGCCACAATTACAAAATGGAGTGGTTTTTATAAAAAACACACATTATCCAATAAAGGCAAAGTATTGTTAGAAGACAGTAAGGCAACATGCCCAATAGGAGGTCCTGATTGTATAACTATAACAAATCATGGTCAAATTTCGGAAGTAACTAAAAAAAATACCCAAAATAGTAAGCCTGAAGTATTGAATGAAATCCTGCCCGGTATGAATTTTAGCGCGCTAGGCAATGCTATTTTAATGATAGAAAACGAAAATTTAAAAACAAAAACATGA